Proteins encoded in a region of the Triticum dicoccoides isolate Atlit2015 ecotype Zavitan chromosome 3A, WEW_v2.0, whole genome shotgun sequence genome:
- the LOC119267981 gene encoding uncharacterized protein LOC119267981 isoform X2, producing the protein MLSTCPSAWRVGEGFPAAGAPSGASSRGRSFYAHPVSMDDEAPSSSAAGSVYDLAVRYLTVDEIANAANLDEISITSIYAHWEDVGLSISNAASSNLVMFIQKKK; encoded by the exons ATGCTCTCCACTTGCCCCTCGGCGTGGCGTGTCGGCGAGGGCTTCCCGGCCGCAGGGGCACCAAGCGGGGCCTCCTCGCGAGGCAGGAGCTTCTATGCCCACCCCGTCAGCATGGACGACGAGGCGCCCTCCAGCTCCGCCGCCGGTAGCGTCTACGACCTGGCCGTGCGTTACCTCACCGTGGATGAAATTGCCAACGCTGCAAATCTTGACGAG ATCTCCATAACCAGCATATATGCACACTGGGAGGACGTGGGCTTGAGCATTTCGAATGCTGCAAGCTCAAATTTA GTCATGTTTATTCAGAAGAAGAAATGA
- the LOC119267981 gene encoding uncharacterized protein LOC119267981 isoform X1, with the protein MLTLVRAPLRCLLLSSPPALSLCSPYMTVGHRSVGGGVSPLLLMLSTCPSAWRVGEGFPAAGAPSGASSRGRSFYAHPVSMDDEAPSSSAAGSVYDLAVRYLTVDEIANAANLDEISITSIYAHWEDVGLSISNAASSNLVMFIQKKK; encoded by the exons aTGCTGACGCTGGTGCGCGCCCCTCTCCGCTGCCTCTTGCTATCCTCGCCCCCAGCCTTGTCGCTCTGCTCCCCCTACATGACTGTAGGCCACCGCAGCGTTGGTGGCGGCGTCTCGCCCCTTCTCCTGATGCTCTCCACTTGCCCCTCGGCGTGGCGTGTCGGCGAGGGCTTCCCGGCCGCAGGGGCACCAAGCGGGGCCTCCTCGCGAGGCAGGAGCTTCTATGCCCACCCCGTCAGCATGGACGACGAGGCGCCCTCCAGCTCCGCCGCCGGTAGCGTCTACGACCTGGCCGTGCGTTACCTCACCGTGGATGAAATTGCCAACGCTGCAAATCTTGACGAG ATCTCCATAACCAGCATATATGCACACTGGGAGGACGTGGGCTTGAGCATTTCGAATGCTGCAAGCTCAAATTTA GTCATGTTTATTCAGAAGAAGAAATGA